The Oryzihumus leptocrescens sequence GGAGGGCCGGGAGAGGGTGCCGAAGATGGCCTCGTAGCCCACCCCTTCCCGCACCCCCGGCAGGAAGCGCAGCGCATCCTGCTGGGCTCCCTCGTCGGTCAGCCGACCGATGAACGCCGCGGAGATGAGGTTCGCGAGGCCGAGGTCCAGCAGGTCGGAAGGGTTCTGGCTGGCCAGCAGCACGCGGGTGTTGTGCTTGCGGCTGTCCCGCGAGGCGCGGTCGATGAACCGGCGACCCGTGCTGAAGGTCGACAGGGCCCAGGCCTCGTCGATGAAGATCCCCTTGCGGGCGTGGACGTCGCCGAAGTACATGCCGCGCTGGGTCAGCCACGCCGCGAGGTAGAGCACGCACATGCTCAGCCGCTCGTCGAGGTCGTCGGAGTACGGCGTGTTCTCATCCGGCAGGGCCAGGCCGCGCAGGCTGTAGACCGTGAGCAGCGGCTCGTCATGCGCGTAGTCGTGGTGGTAGCCGGCGGGGAAGATCAGCCGGCCATGGCTGGTCTTGGCCGCCTCGCGCAGGAAGTCGGCCATGTAGCCGGAGTGCCGCCTCAGCTCCGGGTCGCCGTCCAGGACGGCCAGCTCCTCGACGACCTCCATCGTCGAGGCGGTGTTGGTGGCCCGGACCCTGCCCACGGCGCGCATCAGGGCGACCTCGGTCAGGACGTGGTCCTGCATCTGCCGGGGGAGCATGGACCGCAGGACGCTGGAGGTCAGCAGGCGCCGGGTGTCGGCGGCGTTGTCCTGGGCCGTGCGCCAGTCCAGTTCGGACGCGTAGTGCTCGCGCCGAGGCTCGGCGATGACGCGATAGGTGCACAGCACGCCGGCGGGGGCGTCGAGCAGGTCGACGGCCCGGGCGTGGTCCGCCAGCTCGGCCAGGCGGCACAGCGCGGTGAGGCGCCCGGACGGGTCGAGCACCGTCCAGGGCACCCCTTGCAGCAGGGACCGGTAGATGATGTTGCCGCCGGCGGTGGACTTGCCGCCGCCCAGGCCGGCGCACAGAACCGCCAGCCCGGACTCCTCCCCGCGCTCGGTCATCTCCCAGGGCTCCCAGGTGACGACCCGCGACGAGGTCCCGGAGGTCTCCCCGAGGTGGATGCCGACCCGGTCGCCGACCTTCGCGGTCGCCGCCGGGACGGCGGCGGCCAGGGTGGTGACCGGCATACGTCGCCGGTATGCCGTGCTGCCGAGCCGCTCGCCCGGGATGAACTCCCGAGCCACGGCGTACTGGTCCGCTGGGCGGGCGATGGTGATCTGTGGGGCGAAGAGCTTGCGCACGGCGGAGGCGCGCTCGAGGGCCTCCTCCTCGGTGGGCGCGGAGACGGCCAGGCGGAACCAGCCCCGGGTGCGGGTGCTCAGCCCGGACAGGCCCATCGAGATCTCGTCCTCGACGGCCAGGGCCTTGTCGGCCTGCCGGTCAAGGGCTCCGGGCGCGGGTTCGGCGTGCTCGAGCTCGTAGTGGTCCTTCTGGGCGCGGATCTTCTGGATCGAGCGCCGCATCGCGGCTCCGACCCGGGCGGAGTCCTCGATCTCGACCCGGCCTGACCACTCGACCGGGAAGCCGAGCTGGTCGGTGCGCTGCATCCACGGGACTCCGGACGGGATCTCCAGGTCGGTCATGCGCCCCACGGACAGGATGCACACGTGCCGTTCGATGCGCTGGGTGTCGTTCTCCCCGACGACGCGGATGGTGCGGCCGTAGGGGATCGCGGTCCAGCGGACGTGGTCGGTGAACTCCCCGAGGTCCTCGCTCTCCCAGTGGGGGTCGTCGACGGCGCCGATCGTCAGGGGAGCGGGCAGGCCCAGGGAGCAGGAGCGGTGCAGCAGCCACTCCAGCTGCCGGGGCGTGGCGGGCGACCCGTCCATCCCGGGAGCGGACATGATCTCGTCGGTCTCGCGGATGCGGGCCGACAGCGCCGCGACCTCGCGGTCGGAGAGGGACCCGGCCAGCCCGCCGAGCGCCTTGTACAAGCCCTTGCGCGCGGGGATCTCCACCCCGACGTAGACCTCCTTGTCGGCCATCGACCGTCCGGCGAGGTGGTGCTGGTCGCGCATCAGGTAGTCACGCCACGCCGGCAGGGGTGCGGGGGCGTTGGCGTCGTGGGCGGCGGCCCAGGTGCTCACCGGGTAGGGGCGTGTCGTCACCCGGAGGTGCAGGCTGCGCTTGACCAGCTGGGCGTAGGCGTCCGCTCCGTCGATGATCAGCTGCTCACGGACCGGGTCCGGCCGGAAGGACCACCCCTGGGGGTCGAGCAGGTACCAGGCGTGGATCTTCTCGGCGGTCACGGTGCAGTGCCCGCTGATCCGTCGCAGGGCAAGGCCAGAGGTGGAGCCCATCACGCCTCCCGAGGCTGCGCCTGGCGACGACGCGCGGCGCGACGTTGGGCCCGGCTCACGCGAAAGGGGACTGCTCGG is a genomic window containing:
- a CDS encoding ATP-binding protein, which codes for MGSTSGLALRRISGHCTVTAEKIHAWYLLDPQGWSFRPDPVREQLIIDGADAYAQLVKRSLHLRVTTRPYPVSTWAAAHDANAPAPLPAWRDYLMRDQHHLAGRSMADKEVYVGVEIPARKGLYKALGGLAGSLSDREVAALSARIRETDEIMSAPGMDGSPATPRQLEWLLHRSCSLGLPAPLTIGAVDDPHWESEDLGEFTDHVRWTAIPYGRTIRVVGENDTQRIERHVCILSVGRMTDLEIPSGVPWMQRTDQLGFPVEWSGRVEIEDSARVGAAMRRSIQKIRAQKDHYELEHAEPAPGALDRQADKALAVEDEISMGLSGLSTRTRGWFRLAVSAPTEEEALERASAVRKLFAPQITIARPADQYAVAREFIPGERLGSTAYRRRMPVTTLAAAVPAATAKVGDRVGIHLGETSGTSSRVVTWEPWEMTERGEESGLAVLCAGLGGGKSTAGGNIIYRSLLQGVPWTVLDPSGRLTALCRLAELADHARAVDLLDAPAGVLCTYRVIAEPRREHYASELDWRTAQDNAADTRRLLTSSVLRSMLPRQMQDHVLTEVALMRAVGRVRATNTASTMEVVEELAVLDGDPELRRHSGYMADFLREAAKTSHGRLIFPAGYHHDYAHDEPLLTVYSLRGLALPDENTPYSDDLDERLSMCVLYLAAWLTQRGMYFGDVHARKGIFIDEAWALSTFSTGRRFIDRASRDSRKHNTRVLLASQNPSDLLDLGLANLISAAFIGRLTDEGAQQDALRFLPGVREGVGYEAIFGTLSRPSREGRRGAREFVFSDGIGGIERIRMDMSAHPDLLEALSTTADPEKARNRLGRHRTDSLPEAPAAPADDLGEESA